A single region of the Acidobacteriota bacterium genome encodes:
- a CDS encoding MoxR family ATPase: MTSGEIQEAFDREGFVCSPDVATSLFLAESLGKPLLLEGPPGVGKTEIGKLWAKFHDAPLIRLQCYEGLDESKALYEWSYGKQMLYAQLVREKVGDLLRDSGDLHGAMAVLRGQADEFFSRDFLLPRPLLAAITSERPTVLLIDEVDRSDEEFEAFLLEILSDGQVSIPELGTIRSKNPPRVILTSNNSRELSDALRRRCLYLFIDYPDAEAERRILEKRVPGLDAELSARIVRFVAKLRKADLRKAPGIAETIDWAASLALVGAASLSKEALRQTLGALLKNREDVERILEDPSRFRV, translated from the coding sequence GTGACCTCCGGGGAGATTCAGGAGGCCTTCGATCGCGAGGGCTTCGTCTGCTCCCCCGACGTCGCCACGAGCCTCTTCCTCGCCGAGTCGCTCGGCAAGCCCCTCCTCCTCGAAGGCCCTCCCGGCGTCGGCAAGACCGAGATCGGCAAGCTCTGGGCGAAGTTCCACGACGCGCCTCTCATCCGCCTCCAGTGCTACGAAGGGCTCGACGAGTCGAAGGCGCTGTACGAGTGGTCGTACGGCAAGCAGATGCTCTACGCCCAGCTCGTCCGCGAGAAGGTGGGGGATCTCCTCCGCGACTCCGGCGACCTTCACGGGGCGATGGCGGTGCTCCGGGGACAGGCCGACGAGTTCTTCTCGCGGGACTTTCTCCTCCCGCGCCCGCTCCTCGCCGCGATCACCTCCGAGCGTCCCACGGTGCTCCTGATCGACGAGGTCGATCGCTCGGACGAGGAGTTCGAGGCGTTCCTGCTCGAGATCCTGTCCGACGGGCAGGTGTCCATCCCCGAGCTGGGCACGATTCGATCGAAGAATCCGCCCCGCGTGATCCTCACGAGCAACAACAGCCGGGAGCTCTCGGATGCCCTGAGGCGCCGGTGCCTCTACCTCTTCATCGACTACCCCGACGCCGAGGCCGAGAGGCGCATCCTCGAGAAGCGGGTTCCCGGCCTCGACGCAGAGCTTTCGGCGCGCATCGTGCGGTTCGTTGCGAAGCTGCGGAAGGCGGACCTTCGGAAGGCCCCGGGGATCGCCGAGACGATCGACTGGGCCGCTTCCCTCGCCCTCGTCGGCGCCGCGTCTCTCTCGAAGGAGGCGCTGCGTCAGACTCTCGGCGCGCTCCTCAAGAATCGGGAGGACGTGGAAAGGATCCTCGAGGATCCGTCGCGGTTCAGGGTTTGA